The DNA region TCTTGAGATGGATGCTGGATAAAAAACTTATCAACCCATTTTAGGTCCGTTGATATGTATTTTTCCCATTTTTCGGACTTCAGATCTTCCATTTTTCCTTCCCTGAACAAACGCGACAAATCAAACCGCAAAGAGTGGTCTAGCTCGTGACGCCATTATGCCACCACTCTTGAGAAGGTAGGCACTGGTAGTTTGGGTAAGGCTGAGAAAGCTCTTTAGGGTAAATGAAGAGGTAGAATTGAAAACAAACTTAAATAACATATTGATTATAAAGAACTTTATTTCAGATTCGACTCCTGGTGCCGCACCATACAAAACAAAGCCCTCGTAGAAATACGAGGGCTTTGTTGTTTCCGGGGTTTGAGTTTCTATGCCCCGACGGTTTCGATCAGTCGAACTCCGTCGACTCCGAAAGGTGCTCCCAAGCGTCGATTTCCGCCTGAAGGTGCGCAATCTTTTCGCGCACCAGCCTCACAGCATCCTTACCCAGTAACAGATGAACCGGCGGCTTTTGCGCAGCCACCAGGGTCAACAATGCCTGCGCCGCTTTGTGCGGATCGCCGGCCTGCTTGCCACTTTTTTCTTCACGCGCCTTGCGGACCGGATCGAACACCGCGTCGTACTCACTCAATGTACGACCCGAACGGATCATCGAGCGGCCTGCCCATTCGGTACGAAACGAGCCCGGCGCCATGGCGGTCACGTGGATGCCCAGACTTTCCACTTCTTTGGCCAGCGCTTCACTCACGCCTTCGAGGGCGAATTTGCTGCCGCTGTAGTAGGCGATGCCCGGCAACGTGATGAAGCCGGCCATGGACGTGATGTTGACGATATGCCCCCTGCGCCGCTCACGCATACCGGGCAAAACCGCCTTGATCATTGCCACCGCGCCAAACACATTAACGTCGAACTGACGCTGCAGTTCAGTCAGCGGCGACTCCTCTAGAATGCCCTCATGACCATAACCGGCGTTGTTCACCAACACGTCGATCTGGCCCACCTCGCGCAGAATATCGGCCACCAGCGGCTCAATCGCCGGAAAATCGGTGACATCGAGTACGAACG from Pseudomonas sp. ACM7 includes:
- a CDS encoding oxidoreductase — its product is MTIHVHKIFLITGVSSGFGLAFSQAALAAGHTVVGTVRRESERAAFEALDAHRAKAFVLDVTDFPAIEPLVADILREVGQIDVLVNNAGYGHEGILEESPLTELQRQFDVNVFGAVAMIKAVLPGMRERRRGHIVNITSMAGFITLPGIAYYSGSKFALEGVSEALAKEVESLGIHVTAMAPGSFRTEWAGRSMIRSGRTLSEYDAVFDPVRKAREEKSGKQAGDPHKAAQALLTLVAAQKPPVHLLLGKDAVRLVREKIAHLQAEIDAWEHLSESTEFD